The Vigna angularis cultivar LongXiaoDou No.4 chromosome 6, ASM1680809v1, whole genome shotgun sequence genome contains the following window.
ATGCAATGACCGATcacttgacttgaccatccagattgtatgaatatgtagcttgagaccgttcttgcacccgggtggtgtagtaactggaaacccctcagctgccacccgaggttagtccgtcaTACCTCACCCAGATACcctatggactaggacctcctgctattctcacgacatgacttactcatctctacttgagacttggtaatcattagaatgtcaagaTGAACGCCATGGATTTcgctgtccatattcatactatacCATCACCTTGATAACCAATCActaagacattcctccttggaattctcttttaTACCAGTTGGAACATTATGCCTTCTTCGAAACTTAATACAATTTCTCATACATAGTAGATCAATGCAACTATAATAAGCAATCAGAGTCAAACCATGAAATCAACATTTGAATACCAAATAACATTTCGTAGAAGAAAAATCGAACGACAACAATACAACCCctgaacatgaccgaacggaaAAGATCAATATAACCTTCGAAaaggaccgaacggtcatttaaGGCTCAAGCATAAGCCTAACATAGTTTGAGGACCGAACACTATAATTAAACCGAACACTTATAGCTTAGTCCGAACACTTAGAACTTAAACTGAATACTAAGAACTTAGACAAAATCCTTATGGCCTAGACCAAACATTTAGAATGTAGACCGAATAATATCATAAAACCGATTACCAAAGCATGACCAAACGCTATTACAgaaccgagcactactaagagaCCGACTACCCACCTAAGACCGAACAGTCATGAACGAGTAAGACTAAAGAGACCAAACCCAATTAATGACCGAGTACCTGAATATAGCCGAGCGGTCAATCAGTGCATGATCGAGCGGGGCTGAACGCAGTTAAAACTGAGCACCAGTACAAGATTGAACTCTAGCTAAACCGAATACTGGTGTACGACCGAAAGCTAGGGCGAGACCTAACACTAgaaagaccgttcggtcattaatTGAACTTCACAAAAGCAGAACTCAGTTAAGATCGAACAGAAGAGGAAGACCACCCACACTTAAGACCGAACGATCATGAACTAGTAAGACTCTACAGAGACCGAAATTAGTTATGACCGAGCGGTCAACAACGCTCTCTCAGCgttctgcataattctacagaaTAACTGCAGAATTATGAATAACATCTAATTTTACCAAAACTgaatatttttcccaacttctaattcTCCAAACATGAATTATACATATCTTTAAACTTAACTACGAGTAACtaaacctttctaacatcaATTAGAGAGTTTCATCTCAGATTTGAGAttcaattctgcagaatcatgaACTCAAGGACCGAAAACCagatttttctattttagtaCAATTTTGAGTGACTTAAGGATCTCAACGAGTCCTAAATAACTTGCCCAGATTCTCTATACAGACCAAACTCACACCGAACACAAATTTCCCAATTTCACCATCACACTTCCTCATAATTTACTCAACCATTTAACTCAAAATTATGCAGAAACCCAAACCTCATAATCATAGCATCTAACCGTCCACACAAGCATCACCGAacatcaaatcattcaatttcacaCACATGCAGAATCATcaacaacattttcatacatcatcaaccaaacaattaaattaactagcttcccttacctcaaagCAACTTGACAGAATTAAACCTCTCCACCGTTTTTGCTAAATCGCATGTGATCCTAGGACAACCTACAGGCTTTGGATTGGAGAAAGGGAAACCAACCACCAAACCATAAATAGAATCAGAACCCAGATGAAGAACCGATGCACACATGCAAAACCGAACAATGCTTGCATGTACCAGAAATTGTAGAAATTTCAAGAATCAAAGAGAGACAAACTTACCTGCTCTAAACACGAAATTGATCGGTGAAAATGGAAGTCCTTGATCTCAGGATCGCCTAGGGAGGTTCTAATCACTGATCAGATGAACCAACAATAAgtaattttagagagaagaaaaagaagaaaaggtagAAGATAGTGTTTTTAGAGAAATAAAACGTACTGATATAATAAGCTGAGTATTTTAGAATATAAGTGCTGCACTGATGAGTCCTTACATTTTGGTAACTAATTCTTTTTCACATTTTACATCGTGAAAAAGTGTTGAATTaatttactaataataattaaaaatattattccgttatagttttaaataatcattttaattttcaattttgttatgGAGCTGTTTTTCAGAATATGTGATGATAAAAGGGATATTATTTTTAACGAATAAATTATAggcaattaaaaagaaaaatctaattaCTCTTTCATAAAAAGGATTTTTATCGTCAAACATTCTATATCATGTGGCAAGACAAATCTTAAAAAAGTGTACCGTAAAAATTTCAGAAATATTTAGTCTAAATTAACATTGGTGACCTTTTCACAAACGTTAATTTCTCCTTTAACATTACTCATAAGCACAACTAACGTTAAATAACTTCGTACTAGTCTAGATTCTATCTCTTAAATAAGCTAAATTATTCCATGAAATACAGATTATTAGAGGGTAGACTTTATAAAAGGAGCAGAACTGGTTTCAGGTTGATTTTTGTTGCCTAGCATGTGGCTAAACTCTTCAGCAAACCTTTCCATAGCATCAGCAGGTAAGCAAATCGGAAATATTATGCCTTCTTCACCTTTTCCATTCTTAGCAGAACAGAAAAACGAAACTCCTAAGAAGCTCCCAGCCCCAGCTTTAGCCACTCCACCGTACACAGCCTCACCCCAACCAAAATCCACTTTTCTAAGGTTAAAACGTGCCAAATGTGACACAATATAAGACCTCACAGTTGTGAATAAGCATCGTCCCTTCATCACCATCAGGTCTGCAACAGATTGCAGGTACTCTTCTGTCATCTCACCTTTCACTTTATTTATCAACTCCACCGCATACCCAAATGGGTTTCTGCAAAGCTTCCCTGCAGTCGTTACTGCCGCCGGATATGCAAAACCGTTGCCGTAGTAACCAACAGGAAGTGGTGGATTGAACCGACCACGTGCGTTGACTATGCACATCATGCGAACATCCTCGTCTGCTTCTATTTGCAGTGCTTTTGTGCGACAGCGCCAAAGGCATGCTGTGATGAGATCAAATGTGGTGCAGTGCTGAAGGTGTTGGGGAATCAAGCGCCGAAGTGCAGCTATATCGAGTGGTCCAAAGAAGAATGATCGTTGAACCATGTTTTGGTCTGAAGAAGGAAGGGTATCTTGGACTTTCTCGAATTCACGATGGTTGCATGTAATGCGAGGTGGGTCTCTTGCCATTAGGAGCTCCCTACGCCACGCTGGTTCGATGGAAGGTTTGGTTGCATCTCTAGCCATTTCCGCCCACGCGCTCATGAATTGTTCGTAACCGGGTCCATCACACATGGTGTGGTTGAAGCCGATGGCTAAGATGAAACCACCGCACTTGAGTCGTGTCACCTGCATTTTTATTCCATATTCAACAAGTTCACACATTTTGCTTCCGGTAAACTTTTTCTAAAGTTAACTACGACCAAGAATAAGTACAAGAAACAAGCTACTTGTGAAAATTTCGGTTGAACATCTCACGtcttttgataaattattaCGAGTGTTATACACCTCACTTTTGTAATAGGCTATCAGAGCatatcaatgaaaaaaaatttgacaGAAGGACGAACCAGCCCATTCTCTCTATCAGAACCAGTAAGACTCCCAATACTTCCGAAAATCAAGATGAGAAAGCACATTTGAGTTGGTTTGTACCATTTAAATTCTCttgttttaaaaacaaaattaaaaaattagtggATTTTGAcagaaattaattatatcagaaatgagtttttaaaatatagaaatctagaaaatgaataaaaaatatgttgagATTGATGAGTAAGTGTATTGAACCTGTACAAGTAGAAGGGGAGTGTTGGTAATTTGTTGTGTGCCAGGGACATCGTATAGCAGTTCATGGAAGCATGGGAATGGAGGCTGGAGAAAATCGCCAAACTGATCAAGTGTGACGTCTGCGTCGAGGCACCAGCTGGGGTTGGCACCTTCGCACTGTAAAGttcagagaagaagaagatgaagaagatgatgatgatgatgaggccATGAGAATTATGACATAACAGAAGAGAAATTAAGCAAATGGATTTGGGTTGAGTGAGTGTGTGAGTTCCTCGAGCCAAAGTCTGTTGTGCTTTATAAGGAAAATGTAATGATGCATATGCATTGGTAGGAAATAAATCGAAACACGTTTCCTTTAACGTATGAATAAAGTGATGGACCCAAAGTGTCACACAGCCACCCGTTTAACCAGGGGATCACCACATCAAGTGCTGCACCAGTCAAAGTATTTGGGAACCATGGTTTTGCATTTTTCATATTATGACATTAtctttactttaaaatattaacattatatgtatataaaaaaaattaaatctttttttttcatttaatataacttttaattttgaggCTATTGGGCCTTAGTTGGGGGCAGCCGGGCCCAGACTAAGGGAACCTGACCTTAGCAAGGGTTTTTTCCCTAACATCAGATTATTCATTCTGcttttcctctttttctctctaaaCTCAGTCCATTTCCCTATTTttgctctgacttctctctacctTTCCACCACTTTCCATTGTTGGAATTTCAAATAGGTGGTATTCTTTCGTTCACGGAGTTGAGGGCTTCCTATTCATCCGATTAAAATTCCGATTTGAACGGGTAAGTtggtttttccatttttcttgaATCTAGGGCATGCAACTTTACTGGTTGCATGCAGCTGGCTAATACTTCCTTTTGATTCCCTGTcgattctagctctaagagctgttttcTTCACCATTTAGGGGGTTGTAGGGCACTGTTGGGTTCTCACTGTGAGGGGTACGGCTAGGGCACTctagttgaatatattgtttgacttccaggtaaggggagctagacgTTTTCTTCTGATTTTATTGTATGAGGTGTATGTGTGTTGAAATCTGAACTGCTGTGCTGTTAAAGTTAAGTTTTAAGATCGAATGTGTAGAATAATATGTGCTGACATGTTCTTATGTGAAACTGTAAATTATGTTATATGACACTGCCTTGTATGTGAATGTTGTGTGAACCATGAATTGAGGTTGTGACTGAATTTGGGATTAACCATGTGGTGGTGATTAAATACGATGGAGAGCGTTAATACTGTTATGATGGTCATTTTGGAAGGGACTAAGTAAACTGAGGTAGGAATTTTAGTTACTATGATTGGGAGTGTGATTGAAGTACTGAGATAGTGTAGAGTGGTAAATTGGGATAGGTTGAGAGCACTGTGTTGGTAGGATAGAAgaatcttaaaaacctgagttggcacatccctgatcatagagcagccctggcctggtccagtcagttgtgactagtcatatgtgctggcgtcgaaggtgagacTGATGTGTTCAGACATCTGATTCTTCTCCGATGACCAATTGGGTTAGGGAGATGTGGTTGAGGTGGAAATCCTGTGTTAGTCATGTTAGATGAGTAAAAGGTTAAGAGAGTATTGTTTTTGGTCCTTTGAGAGGAACTGAGGTAGGGAGTTTGAGCATAGGTGGTCTTGAGTGCAATTGGACAGTGTGGCTAGCTTGTATGAGTCAATTAGAACAGGTTGGAGTCATAAAACTGAGTAAAGTCATGTTTAAAATGGTAGAATCAAAATTGGGTCCTTGGGTTGATGAACTTGGAAATTTAAGTTGAAAACTTGGTAGTAATCACTTTAGAATCATGCTAAGAACGTTCGTAatcatctagacaagtttaattaggcGTGATATAAGAATTAGGAGGGTTAGAAGTTGGGGAAAATAACTGGAAATGGTAAGGATTAATGACTGTGTGGTTCTGCAGAATTcacgttctgcagattatgcagtgTCGCTATGCGAgttgtctcgcatagcgagaccctgTAGAGGGTGCTCATTGTCTTGGTAATTTGCTGTGCGagttggtgcgctgtgcgaattatCAAAGGGTGATGCTCACTGTTTATTGACTCGCCATGGCGAAtcctgtcgctatgcgactgtGGTGGTCTGGGATCACTGCCCATTTAATTCGAAGAGCGAGTGGGGTGCATAGCGAGAGGTTTGAGGTGTGATGTATGCTGCGAATTAATTCGCCATGCGAAAtagggtgcgctatgcgaattttagcTGTCCTTTTGTTAGGAAAATTCGCCCAGCGCATCAAGGGGGTGCGCTATGTGAATTTTTGCTGTCTTGCCATGTATCTTGGTGCGTTGAGAGACTTGGTTCATTGAGTTTCATATTTTTCCACATCTGTTTGAgctgtttgatgttgtttgactgcCATGATGTATGTATGGTTAAAGAAAAAGGATATGTGGTTAAGAGTATGGTAGTttgacgtaattccatgatcttcaaggagaagatttaTGGTGGTGCagtagtgtttagaatgatctACAGGGAAGCTCAGTATTGGGGGTTATcttgacgctccaatggtctttcgttctcaagtagagaggattgaaccatgtggtgaggagtagcaagaggtcttagtcttgggggcttccagtatgcctcaaggcccggaacaggctaacctcgtgagtgtggtagggtggggaacccaagtttcataagccaccacgagtgcataacctgccatagctcggtagtcattctaagtccggacgagtcaagtctagttTATAACATGTTCTTGGTATGATTTAACTTGCTTGGCTTAAAGTAATTATTTGATGAATTGGTTGCTCTAATATAGTATACTTGTTTGAAAaactagctcacccttgcttgtttgtgtgcTTGTggtatgtgttttcttttgcaatgatcatccaattggatgtgagcagacgaaGAAGAGGTGTCTGTGGAGCAAGCGCTGGAAGAGGGTGATGCAGCAGCTTAGTTTATTTAGAATCTTGATGAGTAAACATTCGGAAGAAAATTTCCAGTGGTTCTCTATGTTTAAGAGACCGAATCTTAtcttattttggatgactgtaactGATATAGTCTGTTATATGCCTCTAACTGCTTTCCAATATTATAACTGAacgacgtctttattatatgtGCATGTCGTATATTTTGGGGATGTCACAGACCGCATAGTAAGTTGAGAAGTAAGGAATCAACAGTAAGGTGTAGAGGAGAGAGCACTCACAACTTTGTACAAAGAAGCACAAGAGAGAGAATATTTCGGTTAACGCcgtttttgtatatttaatggaaagaaattatatcatatgtgaataaaattgaaatttttatgttaGGTGTGgacgaaattaaaattttgttaagagGTATGACAAACTTGGCACATTATAGCGAAATTAggaataaaagaattaattaaactttatagaaatatattgataataaatttCTCCTATTCGGTTAAGAATGTAAAAGTCTTCATTTGATTTAGCTATCAACGAAATGAATctatttggtaatttaagtatcAGACATAGCTGGCcgttatattattcattttcaatttatttcttgGACtatgcatgaaaagaaagtacatgatttttatgatgatatctggtctAAGGCAGCttgaaaattacataaatatttatattaatccACTAGTTGACGACTTCAAGTTGTTGggattgaaatatttgatatcTTTGCTTCtgaaactttcatgatgcatgaTATGTTATTTTGCGTCGTTAATGACTTTCTAGCTTACTATAATTTATCAGGATATAGTATCAAGGGTAAAAAACCATTTATTGTATGTGAAGAAAACATTCAAGCCCATCAATTGAAACATAGAAGGAAGACAATATATATGCACCATAGagatttttaaaatcaaatcactcatatcgaaggttaaaaaaaacattcaatggACATCAAGAGAATGACGATGCACTAATTCAACTAATTGGCcttcaaatttatgaaaaagtaaagtacatcatgtatttggaaAAACACCGAAGAAGTCATCTACAACATGCccttgaaagaaaaaaaatcaatattctttgattttTCATATTGATCAAAGTTAAAAGTTTGACATTGTATAAATGTAATGCatgtaaagaaaaatatatgtagaaaaaaaatatgtgtgaTAACTTGATTAATACAGTACTTAACATTCAGGAAAAGACATAAGATGAAGTAAATGCTCATTTGGATTTGGTTGAAATTAAGATCTGAAAAGACTCGACACCAAGAGAGGTTGGTAAGTTACTTATTTATCCATGCATATTACACTATGGAGAAAATAAGTTTGTCTTTGTCTAAAAAGAGTGAAGTTACCAAAATGGTACTTTTCAAATATTAAGAGTTTAATGTCACGGTAGGACTTGAAGCTTATTGGCCTGAAGTCTCAtgattgtcacgtcttaatgtAACAACTGTTATTAAAGGCTATTCATGTACACTAATCTtgtttgtgttcatttttcACTTCCATTTGTAATAAAGTCATTAATCTTCTaaagttatataaatttcaAGGTGAGTTTTTATATCTTGGGTCAActgaaaatgttttttctttccttttatttgtttgtttatttgataAGACAAATCCAATTCTATGAACCaatatacttaaaataaaatgtgacaatttttccttaaaataaaaaactacgaaaaatgttcaaaatagataaaatcttccaaaagaatttatttaaatatgaataccAAGTTAAATTAAGAATGACACCTAATAAACAATATCTGTATTTTTGTGCGTGTAGGGagcgacgagcgtccgcttgcGTGTAGGGagcgacgagcgtcctcttgtgcGTGTAGGGagcgacgagcgtccgcttgcGATGAACCGAGCGTGCCCTTGCTATGTGACGAGCGTGTTGGGCGATGAGCGTTCTGgtgacgagcgtccacttcatGTTCTCTGGATGAGCGTCttgacgagcgtccatttcatattctctggacgagcgtcctcttgtgcGTGTAGGGagcgacgagcgtccgcttgcGATGAACCGAGCGTGCCCTTGGTATGTGACGAGCGTGTTGGGCGATGAGCGTCCTGgtgacgagcgtccacttcatGTTCTCTGGATGAGCGTCTTGACGAGCGTCCAATGTTCATACGTGCATATTCATGAATCTGCTGAGTGCAGACAGCTAAATGCAGCTCAATTCAAATTTCAGTCATCAGAAACTGTCATTTCTGAtgaaaataactaataattaatataagattCATCAGAAACTGTGATTCAAACGGCACATTGAATATAAAATCAGAAACTGTGGTTCAAACTGGACATCATATTCATTGAACATACAATACTTTTCTTcatgaaataatacatcagcaCACAATACATATTGAAGTTTGTATCCAAAAAAAGGTGCTAGCCGAAACAAAGTACcaaaatacatattaataataGCTAATGACTTTCTAAATCAGTTTGAAGGTGCTGTGGCAGTTGGGTCAGCTGGTGTTGAAGTTGTCTGAGGTGCTGTTGTTGATGGGTGACTTTGTTGGGGTTGTTCAACCTCGCATTGAGTAATTTGACTTGATTGAGTTGCATTTGGAGTTGTTGGAGCAGCTTGGGCAGCTTGTGgacaattatttcttttatgtccAAGCTCTCTACATATGCCACATCTCTTACGTGTTCCACCTTGTCTTAGTTCAGTGTCATCTTTCTTAAGCTCCCAAGGCTctaatcttcttttctttttcggtCTACCAGGCAAAATTCTCTTAGGTGGAGGCAACACATCAGGCATTGAAGTCATTTCCCACATATGAGCACCGTGGACTGGATATATCATTGGAAAGTATGTTTGTTCATAGGTTGACTTTGTAAACCAATGTGAGATGTAGTCTTCTCCATTGATGTTTAAAAATGTCATGGCAGTGAGGGCATGACAGCATGGGATTCCTGTTATACTCCATTTCCTGCAACTACAGTCCACTTTATCTATGTCAACAACAAACTTGTTACCAATGTTGGAAGTGTGTCTCACTTCAAATAATTTCAATCCTGACCAGCTGGAAAATGAAATTTGGATTCAAGTGAGTAAGTAaagtaaagaaattaaaacaaataaaacttcaTATTATGAAATCATACCTAGGTATCCaatattttgtgttgtttaattCCTTTTGAAATCGTTTATAAATTTTGGGGCAAATGGAACCTTCATATAACCTTATCTTCTCTCTATTTCTTGCCCATCTCTTCATTAGATACATACGAATGTCTTCCATCATTGTTATGATGGGCTTAGCCCTTGCATCCAAGATCACACTATTAAAAGCTTCAGAGATATTGTTTACTATGGTGTCACAAGCAGCTGTGGGTGTAAACCTTGACCTTGACCAAAAtctatataaagaaaaacacacACATTTATAACACAACCAAACAGTTCTAAATAATTGACATCGCTAACACTCTTGAAAACATACCTTGGTGGAATACCTATCAAGTGCTTAAAGGCCTCTACATTGACATCTTTTATTTCTCTCATGACTGCCTCCCATGCTTGAGGATGGGTTGATGATGCTGCCTTCCATAATAGACGTTTCAGATTTTTTCCAGgatattttttcctaaaatttGCATATATGTGGCGGACACAAAACCTTTGATGAACACGAGGTAGAAGTTCTTGTATTGCTGGCAGAAGTCCCTATCAAATGATACAAGTAAATTTACTGAACATGAACATGGAAGACTAAGGtctcataataaaaaacaatgaaatataacttactttttgttgatctgaGATAAATGTATACGTTGAACACTTTTCAACACCACCAAGATCATCAATCAAGAATTCCAAAAACCAAGTCCAGGTTtccttattctccacctccacaacaGCATATGCCAAAGGTAACATTTGGTCATTACCATCTCT
Protein-coding sequences here:
- the LOC108341556 gene encoding benzyl alcohol O-benzoyltransferase, giving the protein MCDGPGYEQFMSAWAEMARDATKPSIEPAWRRELLMARDPPRITCNHREFEKVQDTLPSSDQNMVQRSFFFGPLDIAALRRLIPQHLQHCTTFDLITACLWRCRTKALQIEADEDVRMMCIVNARGRFNPPLPVGYYGNGFAYPAAVTTAGKLCRNPFGYAVELINKVKGEMTEEYLQSVADLMVMKGRCLFTTVRSYIVSHLARFNLRKVDFGWGEAVYGGVAKAGAGSFLGVSFFCSAKNGKGEEGIIFPICLPADAMERFAEEFSHMLGNKNQPETSSAPFIKSTL